In a genomic window of Cynocephalus volans isolate mCynVol1 chromosome 1, mCynVol1.pri, whole genome shotgun sequence:
- the LOC134387324 gene encoding arylacetamide deacetylase-like: MGKIYFYFLILGVLIAYYIYTPLPDNIEEPWKIMLFNALLKTSSYLALFAEILGLNHFMETIVFLSSFLEVPPTSDENVTVRHTTFNNIPVRIYVPKRKPESLRRGLFYIHGGGWCLNSNALSSYDLLSRWTADRLDAVVISTNYRLAPKYHFPVQFEDVYTALKWFLLPKVLEGYGVDPGRVGISGDSAGGNLAAVVTQQLLDDPDVKVKLKIQSLIYPALQTLDVDSPSYRENSHFPVLPKSLMVRFWSEYFTTDRSLEKAMLSNQHVPVESSHLFQFVNWSSLLPEKFKIGHIYKNPTHGSSELAKKYPGFLDVRAAPLLADDKKLRGLPLTYVITCQYDVLRDDGLMYVTRLRNAGVQVTHNHIEGAFHGTLSFLQFNIGHRTVNQYISWLHTNL, from the exons AtggggaaaatttatttttactttctgataTTGGGAGTCCTCATAGCATATTATATTTATACACCCCTCCCAGATAATATTGAGGAACCATGGAAAATAATGCTGTTCAATGCTCTTTTGAAAACATCATCATATCTG gcTCTGTTTGCTGAGATCTTGGGACTAAATCACTTTATGGAAACTATTGTATTCCTTTCAAGTTTTCTAGAGGTTCCACCAACATCAGATGAAAATGTAACTGTGAGACATACAACATTTAACAACATTCCTGTCCGGATATATGTGCCCAAAAGGAAGCCAGAATCATTACGAAGGGGCTTATTCTACATCCATGGTGGTGGCTGGTGTTTGAATAGCAACG CTCTGTCTTCTTATGACCTTCTGTCAAGATGGACCGCAGACAGACTTGATGCAGTTGTCATATCAACCAA CTACAGACTAGCTCCGAAGTATCATTTTCCAGTTCAATTTGAGGATGTATACACTGCATTAAAATGGTTTTTACTCCCCAAAGTTCTTGAAGGTTATGGTGTAGATCCTGGGAGAGTTGGCATTTCTGGAGACAGTGCTGGAGGGAATTTAGCTGCAGTAGTGACTCAGCAG CTTTTAGATGACCCAGATGTCAAGGTCAAACTCAAGATCCAGTCTTTAATTTATCCTGCCCTTCAGACTCTTGATGTAGATTCACCATCATATCGAGAAAATTCACATTTTCCAGTTCTGCCCAAATCACTCATGGTCAGGTTCTGGAGCGAGTATTTTACTACAGACAGATCACTTGAGAAAGCCATGCTGTCCAACCAACATGTTCCTGTGGAATCGAGTCATCTGTTCCAGTTTGTTAACTGGAGTTCCTTACTCCCCGAGAAGTTTAAGATAGGTCACATTTATAAGAATCCAACTCATGGTAGTTCTGAGCTGgcaaaaaaatatccaggattcCTAGACGTGAGGGCAGCACCTCTGTTGGCTGATGACAAGAAGTTGCGTGGTTTACCCCTGACCTATGTCATCACCTGTCAGTATGACGTCTTAAGAGATGACGGACTCATGTATGTAACCCGCCTTCGGAACGCTGGAGTTCAGGTGACCCATAACCACATAGAGGGTGCATTCCATGGAACACTTTCTTTTCTGCAATTTAATATTGGTCACAGAACAGTAAATCAGTATATTAGTTGGCTACATACAAATCTGTAG